The Marinilongibacter aquaticus genome has a window encoding:
- a CDS encoding lysophospholipid acyltransferase family protein, whose translation MRKLIDYPLSILFLIYFGLVLVVFHGVQIVCYHTGGNKLHQKSVNVMNWFLISSWYLTGSTVSFRKQAELPLGQTIIFIANHQSMFDIPGIIWHWRKHTPLFVSKKELAKGIPGISYNLRVGHAALIDRNDKKSAIVEIARLGKYICENKFSACIFPEGTRSRTGEMKTFQVGGIATLLKRCPSAIIVPIAIENTAKFNPKGIFPVRAFTKMHFTSLLPIATEGRPVEELVAEAKAQIQDHLDKAVHQS comes from the coding sequence ATGAGAAAATTGATTGATTACCCATTGAGTATACTGTTCCTGATTTATTTCGGGCTCGTACTGGTGGTTTTTCATGGCGTGCAGATTGTCTGCTATCACACGGGCGGCAATAAGCTTCACCAAAAATCGGTGAATGTGATGAACTGGTTTCTCATTTCGAGCTGGTATCTCACAGGCAGTACGGTTTCATTTCGAAAACAAGCCGAGCTTCCTTTGGGTCAAACGATTATTTTCATCGCCAATCATCAAAGTATGTTCGATATCCCAGGCATCATTTGGCACTGGCGAAAACATACGCCTTTGTTCGTTTCCAAAAAGGAATTGGCCAAGGGTATTCCGGGAATCTCATACAATTTGCGGGTCGGGCATGCGGCTTTGATTGATCGGAACGACAAGAAATCGGCCATTGTGGAAATTGCACGTTTGGGAAAATACATCTGCGAAAATAAATTTTCTGCCTGTATTTTTCCAGAGGGCACGCGATCGAGAACAGGTGAAATGAAAACCTTTCAAGTGGGCGGAATTGCCACACTCTTAAAACGCTGCCCTTCGGCCATCATCGTGCCTATTGCCATTGAAAACACAGCCAAATTCAATCCAAAAGGCATTTTTCCTGTACGGGCCTTTACAAAAATGCATTTCACCTCTCTTCTGCCAATCGCCACAGAGGGGCGTCCGGTGGAAGAACTCGTGGCCGAGGCCAAAGCACAAATTCAGGATCATTTAGACAAAGCCGTACACCAATCATAG
- a CDS encoding pirin family protein: MRQIKQIIKSNPQPIGEHYMVQPLPNRYFENLDPFLLLHHHGPHTFQAHNQGLPFGPHPHRGFETLTLIYSGEVEHADSQGFRSVIKEGGIQWMTAGRGIVHSENIPEHMREEGGKLEIIQLWMNLPKSMKMVSPTYQGLQKDEIPVFKSEDGLVHTQVISGELNGVNGTAKSITSLTVLNIDAKAGGQLSLGIPEEEEVLCYVLQGKGNVNGKTFHANELVQFENTGTDVAFSFDQNTRVLLAYGKPFDEPIVAQGPFVMNSTTEILQAMRDYQLGKMGVM; the protein is encoded by the coding sequence ATGAGACAGATCAAACAAATTATAAAAAGCAATCCGCAACCTATAGGCGAGCATTACATGGTGCAACCTTTGCCCAACAGGTATTTCGAAAACTTGGATCCTTTCTTGCTTTTGCATCATCATGGGCCGCATACCTTTCAGGCCCACAACCAAGGTTTACCTTTCGGCCCGCACCCGCATCGCGGATTTGAAACGCTGACATTGATTTATTCGGGCGAAGTGGAACATGCCGACAGCCAAGGTTTCCGCTCGGTGATCAAAGAAGGTGGTATCCAGTGGATGACCGCCGGACGTGGCATCGTGCACAGTGAAAACATTCCAGAGCATATGCGAGAAGAGGGTGGAAAACTGGAAATCATTCAGCTTTGGATGAACTTGCCCAAAAGCATGAAAATGGTTTCGCCGACTTATCAGGGTCTTCAAAAGGATGAAATCCCTGTGTTTAAATCGGAAGATGGCTTGGTGCATACTCAAGTGATTTCGGGTGAACTAAACGGTGTAAATGGGACTGCCAAATCGATCACCTCGCTCACTGTGTTGAATATCGACGCCAAAGCAGGCGGGCAACTCAGCTTGGGAATTCCAGAAGAAGAAGAGGTTTTATGCTATGTATTGCAAGGCAAAGGAAACGTGAACGGCAAAACGTTCCATGCGAATGAGCTTGTCCAATTCGAAAACACAGGCACGGATGTAGCCTTTTCTTTCGATCAAAACACAAGAGTGCTGTTGGCTTACGGCAAACCTTTCGACGAGCCCATAGTGGCCCAAGGCCCTTTCGTGATGAACAGCACCACCGAAATCCTGCAAGCCATGCGAGATTATCAGTTGGGCAAAATGGGTGTGATGTAA
- a CDS encoding secondary thiamine-phosphate synthase enzyme YjbQ — protein MHFIQKEIRLRAFPRGFHLITDKIVQAIPEIKKLEVGILQVFIKHTSASLTLNENWDASVRRDFERHINVMVPENAAYYEHNYEGSDDMPAHIKASLMGSSVQIPISHGQLNTGTWQGIYLCEHRNADSGRSLVLTAWGQ, from the coding sequence ATGCATTTCATTCAAAAAGAGATTCGACTTCGGGCTTTTCCTCGCGGTTTTCATCTGATTACGGATAAAATAGTGCAGGCCATTCCCGAAATCAAGAAACTGGAAGTGGGCATTTTACAGGTTTTCATCAAGCACACTTCAGCTTCGTTGACCTTGAATGAAAACTGGGATGCCAGCGTACGTCGCGATTTTGAAAGACACATCAATGTCATGGTTCCTGAAAACGCGGCCTACTACGAACACAATTACGAAGGCTCTGACGATATGCCCGCCCACATAAAAGCTTCGCTCATGGGCAGTTCGGTGCAGATTCCGATTAGCCATGGCCAATTAAACACCGGCACTTGGCAAGGAATATACCTTTGCGAGCACCGCAATGCCGACAGCGGGCGTAGCCTTGTACTGACCGCTTGGGGGCAATAA
- a CDS encoding acyl-ACP desaturase, protein MQLPASRIEVMNFLGKDVDSLIEEYLKPIETNWQPSDFLPVSDSADFLPDIKLLQESCRELPYDYIAVLVGDTITEEALPTYESWLMRVEGVNPENPSGWSRWVRWWTAEENRHGDLLNKYLYLSGRVDMRAMETSTQYLLADGFDIGTGADPYRNFVYTSFQELATNISHRRTATLSKQYGNNVLSKICGRIASDEMRHYKAYKTFVSRIFEVDPSEMMLALEDMMRKKIVMPAHFLRESGVEMGKTFSHFSDAAQRLGVYTTMDYIEILEGLLADWQIGDMLGLNEQAEKGRDYLMALPGRLRRIAERTRIPQLEYEFSWISR, encoded by the coding sequence ATGCAATTACCCGCGTCAAGAATAGAAGTAATGAATTTTTTGGGCAAGGATGTCGACAGTTTGATCGAAGAGTACTTGAAACCCATTGAAACCAATTGGCAGCCTTCTGATTTTCTGCCGGTTTCGGATTCTGCCGACTTTCTCCCGGATATCAAGCTTTTGCAGGAATCTTGCCGCGAACTTCCCTACGATTACATCGCTGTTTTGGTCGGCGATACCATCACCGAAGAGGCTTTGCCCACTTACGAATCGTGGTTGATGCGAGTGGAAGGGGTGAATCCCGAAAACCCAAGCGGTTGGTCGCGTTGGGTACGTTGGTGGACAGCCGAAGAGAATCGCCACGGCGATCTGCTGAACAAATACCTTTACCTCTCGGGTCGTGTGGATATGCGTGCCATGGAGACATCTACACAGTATCTTTTGGCCGATGGTTTTGATATCGGTACAGGTGCCGATCCCTATCGCAATTTCGTGTATACTTCTTTTCAAGAATTGGCAACGAATATTTCGCACCGCCGTACGGCCACCTTGTCTAAGCAGTACGGAAACAATGTGCTTTCGAAAATTTGCGGAAGGATTGCTTCCGACGAAATGCGTCATTACAAAGCGTACAAAACATTTGTGAGTAGAATTTTTGAGGTCGACCCCTCTGAGATGATGCTGGCTTTGGAAGATATGATGCGGAAAAAGATTGTGATGCCTGCTCACTTTTTGCGTGAATCGGGCGTAGAAATGGGTAAAACTTTTTCTCACTTTTCGGATGCCGCTCAGCGTCTTGGAGTGTATACGACAATGGACTACATCGAGATTTTGGAAGGGCTTTTGGCCGATTGGCAGATTGGCGATATGCTGGGTTTGAATGAGCAGGCCGAAAAGGGAAGAGATTACTTGATGGCTTTGCCCGGAAGGCTACGTAGAATTGCTGAAAGAACCCGAATTCCTCAACTTGAATACGAGTTTAGCTGGATAAGTCGCTGA
- a CDS encoding pirin family protein produces the protein MKATYHQADSRGFANHGWLKSNHTFSFANYYDPKRTQFGALRVLNDDHVDAGMGFGRHPHRDMEIVSIPLSGELAHADSMGNKTVIREGEVQIMSAGTGIQHSEMNNSSSDAVKFLQIWVFPEKQNLTPRYDQQKFDKAQRLNQFQTVVSPVSSSDEGVKIHQNAWFSLVDLEEAKKLTYTLHDPTNGVYLFVLKGELKAAGNDLKTRDGLGLTETSEVELEAQTAVELLLMEVPMH, from the coding sequence ATGAAAGCAACATATCACCAAGCCGACAGCAGAGGTTTTGCCAATCACGGTTGGTTGAAATCAAATCATACATTCAGTTTTGCCAATTACTACGATCCCAAGCGTACGCAATTCGGAGCTTTACGCGTGCTCAACGACGACCATGTTGACGCCGGAATGGGTTTTGGCCGCCATCCGCACCGCGACATGGAAATCGTTTCCATACCGCTTTCGGGTGAACTGGCTCATGCCGACAGCATGGGCAACAAAACAGTGATACGTGAAGGCGAAGTGCAAATCATGTCGGCAGGAACCGGTATACAACACTCTGAAATGAACAATTCGAGCAGCGACGCCGTTAAGTTTTTACAAATCTGGGTTTTCCCCGAAAAACAGAATTTAACGCCTCGTTACGATCAGCAGAAATTCGACAAAGCCCAAAGGTTGAATCAGTTCCAAACTGTGGTTTCACCAGTGAGCAGTTCGGACGAAGGGGTGAAAATTCACCAAAACGCTTGGTTCAGTTTAGTCGACCTTGAAGAAGCCAAAAAACTGACATACACACTTCACGACCCCACAAACGGCGTGTACCTGTTTGTATTGAAAGGTGAGCTTAAAGCAGCCGGAAACGACTTGAAAACAAGAGACGGATTAGGCCTTACCGAAACCTCGGAGGTCGAGCTCGAAGCACAAACCGCGGTAGAATTATTATTAATGGAAGTTCCAATGCACTAA
- a CDS encoding alpha/beta fold hydrolase, translating to MKLFFRKLGEGRPLVILHGVFGSSDNLFTVSKHLAENGFAVYILDARNHGQSPHSAAFNYDEMAGDLNTFLEDHQLQNPIILGHSMGGKTVMQFAQNYDNFEKLIVVDIAPKYYPPHHQHIIDGLRAIPIDELKSRKEAEEIFGQYVSDLGERQFILKNIYRTEDGGFAWRLNVPVIAENIEEVGAEIVAQRKIEKPVLFIRGGESPYISDADFKQIQDTFTQAKLITIPGANHWVHATQPKAFLETVLDFANE from the coding sequence ATGAAATTGTTTTTCAGGAAATTGGGCGAAGGACGCCCCTTGGTAATCCTTCACGGCGTTTTTGGCTCGAGCGACAATCTGTTCACTGTATCCAAGCATTTGGCCGAAAACGGTTTTGCCGTCTATATACTCGATGCCCGCAACCACGGGCAATCGCCACACAGTGCTGCATTCAATTACGACGAAATGGCTGGCGACCTAAACACTTTCTTGGAAGACCATCAGCTGCAAAACCCTATTATACTTGGGCATAGCATGGGCGGCAAAACCGTTATGCAATTTGCCCAAAATTACGATAATTTCGAAAAACTCATTGTGGTCGACATCGCACCCAAGTATTATCCTCCACATCATCAGCACATTATCGATGGACTTCGGGCCATCCCTATTGACGAGCTGAAAAGCCGAAAAGAAGCGGAAGAAATATTTGGCCAATATGTATCCGATTTGGGCGAAAGGCAATTCATTTTGAAAAACATTTACCGCACAGAGGATGGCGGTTTTGCTTGGCGGCTCAACGTCCCCGTAATTGCCGAAAACATCGAAGAGGTAGGTGCAGAAATTGTAGCCCAACGCAAGATCGAAAAACCTGTACTCTTTATTCGGGGCGGAGAATCGCCTTATATTTCCGATGCGGATTTCAAGCAAATACAAGACACTTTCACTCAGGCTAAACTAATCACAATTCCTGGAGCGAACCACTGGGTGCACGCCACTCAGCCTAAGGCCTTTTTAGAGACCGTGCTCGATTTTGCCAATGAATAA
- a CDS encoding TlpA family protein disulfide reductase, which translates to MTKQKILHSTLVLPAICLFVCFSCKSQSSNEATTGNASLPVHIQGKVKSDLPEWVYFERMNDRNIASKLDSAKIDGDRNYTLSEVIEEPGIYQLNFQNQQIVGLILDGGEKLTVNVDGETLPDKAPEYSIEGSENIKHFEDVMKEVQNFSQLKQSLEQEFQSANTKKQAQLRQDYQVAYSNYRETVKPMIAEMGTSLAGIIAANNLLDPNVDGDFLIELKDKLEKEGKDHYFAKLFIQSVNQKSAGVEGSLAPDFELTTLEGKKVKLSELRGKTVIIDFWATWCGPCIRSFPGMQKAKEKYADDPNVQFLFVNTFERVGEENWQTHVKDFVENRGYAFLNPVLDIGSQTALSYGVEGIPAKFCIDPEGKIKRKSTGFMGSTDAVYNEMIEWVEGD; encoded by the coding sequence ATGACTAAACAGAAAATATTGCACAGCACTTTGGTTTTACCGGCCATCTGCCTGTTTGTTTGCTTTTCATGCAAATCACAAAGTTCGAACGAGGCCACTACAGGAAACGCCTCTTTGCCTGTACATATTCAGGGAAAAGTGAAGAGCGATTTGCCCGAATGGGTTTATTTCGAGCGAATGAATGACCGCAACATTGCCAGCAAATTGGATTCGGCGAAAATCGATGGTGATCGCAATTACACGTTGAGCGAGGTGATCGAAGAACCTGGAATCTATCAGTTGAATTTTCAGAATCAGCAAATTGTAGGCTTGATTCTGGACGGCGGAGAAAAGCTGACGGTTAACGTGGACGGCGAAACACTGCCTGACAAAGCTCCCGAATACAGCATTGAAGGCTCCGAAAACATCAAGCATTTCGAAGATGTAATGAAAGAAGTGCAGAATTTCAGCCAATTGAAGCAATCCTTGGAACAAGAGTTCCAATCGGCCAATACCAAAAAACAGGCTCAACTGCGTCAAGATTATCAGGTCGCTTACAGCAATTATCGCGAAACTGTAAAACCCATGATTGCCGAAATGGGCACTTCATTGGCGGGTATTATTGCCGCCAACAACCTTTTGGACCCCAATGTAGATGGTGATTTCTTGATTGAACTAAAAGATAAACTCGAAAAAGAAGGCAAAGATCATTATTTCGCCAAATTGTTTATTCAATCAGTCAATCAAAAATCTGCGGGAGTGGAAGGCAGCTTAGCCCCCGATTTTGAATTGACTACTTTGGAAGGCAAAAAAGTAAAACTCAGTGAATTGCGTGGCAAAACGGTTATTATCGACTTTTGGGCCACTTGGTGCGGGCCGTGTATTCGTTCCTTCCCGGGCATGCAAAAAGCGAAAGAAAAATATGCAGATGACCCAAATGTGCAGTTCCTTTTCGTCAATACCTTTGAAAGAGTGGGCGAAGAAAACTGGCAAACGCACGTGAAAGATTTTGTGGAAAATCGCGGATACGCCTTCCTGAATCCCGTATTGGACATCGGCAGTCAAACGGCTCTTTCCTACGGTGTAGAGGGCATTCCCGCAAAATTCTGCATCGATCCCGAAGGTAAAATAAAGCGGAAGAGTACCGGTTTCATGGGCTCAACCGACGCAGTATACAATGAAATGATTGAATGGGTGGAAGGCGATTAA
- the aspS gene encoding aspartate--tRNA ligase, with product MLRSHTCGELRISDVGQEVVLCGWVQRIRDKGQLIWVDLRDRYGLTQLIVEENVSSADTISKINSLGREFVLQIKGQVKEREAKNDKIATGEIEVLVNEVQILNPAKLPPFLIEDETDGGDELRMKYRYLDLRRNVVRQNLQLRHRVARETRQFLDAQDFIEVETPVLIKSTPEGARDFVVPSRMNPGEFYALPQSPQTFKQLLMVSGFDRYYQIVKCFRDEDLRADRQPEFTQIDCEMSFVEQEDVLHTFEGLIRHLFKAVKNIELDTVPRMTYADAMRLYGSDKPDTRFGMQFVELNSLLQNKGFGVFDAAELVVGINAKGCANYSRKEIDQLTDWVKRPQIGAKGLVYIKYNEDGSTKSSVDKFYSDEDKLAVLKECQAEPGDMVLVLSGNTNAVRKQLNELRLEMGNRLGLRNPDEYKVLWVVDFPLLEFDEESNRWHAMHHPFTSPKPEDIALLSSKPGEVRANAYDMVINGTEVGGGSVRIFQKPLQQKMFDLLGFSPEEAEKQFGFLMSAFEFGAPPHAGIAFGFDRLCSLFGGVDSIRDFIAFPKNNNGRDVMIDSPSSISEEQLKELSIALRAEKGQ from the coding sequence ATGTTGAGATCACATACTTGTGGAGAATTGAGAATTTCTGATGTCGGACAAGAGGTTGTCCTTTGCGGATGGGTGCAACGCATTCGCGACAAAGGCCAATTGATTTGGGTCGACCTCCGCGACCGCTACGGACTCACACAGCTGATAGTCGAAGAAAATGTGAGCTCGGCGGATACGATTTCTAAAATCAACAGTTTGGGCCGCGAATTTGTGCTGCAAATAAAAGGACAAGTAAAGGAGCGGGAAGCCAAAAACGACAAAATCGCAACCGGGGAAATCGAAGTATTGGTCAACGAAGTACAAATTTTGAACCCCGCCAAATTGCCGCCCTTTTTGATCGAGGATGAAACGGATGGAGGCGACGAACTGAGAATGAAGTACCGTTACCTCGATTTGCGACGCAATGTGGTGCGGCAAAACCTTCAACTTCGTCACCGTGTCGCTAGAGAAACACGACAGTTTCTGGATGCACAAGATTTCATCGAAGTGGAAACTCCTGTATTGATCAAATCGACACCCGAAGGAGCCCGCGATTTCGTGGTGCCCAGCCGCATGAACCCCGGTGAATTCTATGCCCTTCCGCAATCGCCGCAGACATTCAAGCAACTGCTCATGGTTTCTGGTTTCGACCGTTACTATCAGATTGTGAAATGTTTCCGCGACGAGGATCTTCGGGCCGACAGGCAACCTGAATTTACCCAAATCGACTGCGAAATGTCTTTTGTCGAACAAGAAGACGTTTTGCATACTTTCGAAGGCTTGATCAGACACCTTTTCAAAGCCGTCAAAAACATTGAATTGGATACTGTACCACGTATGACCTATGCAGATGCCATGCGTTTGTACGGCTCGGACAAACCCGATACGCGTTTCGGAATGCAGTTTGTTGAACTGAACTCCCTTCTGCAAAACAAGGGTTTTGGGGTTTTCGATGCAGCTGAATTGGTTGTAGGTATCAATGCCAAAGGCTGTGCCAACTACAGCCGAAAAGAAATCGATCAATTGACGGATTGGGTGAAACGTCCGCAAATTGGAGCAAAAGGTTTGGTGTACATCAAATACAATGAAGATGGCAGCACGAAATCCTCTGTCGATAAGTTTTATTCGGATGAGGATAAATTGGCCGTATTGAAAGAATGCCAAGCCGAACCGGGCGATATGGTGCTGGTTTTATCGGGAAATACCAATGCCGTGCGTAAGCAACTCAATGAATTGCGTTTGGAAATGGGCAATCGCTTGGGCCTTCGCAACCCCGATGAATACAAGGTGCTATGGGTTGTGGACTTCCCTTTGCTCGAATTCGACGAAGAATCGAACCGTTGGCATGCGATGCATCACCCTTTTACCAGTCCGAAACCCGAAGACATTGCATTGCTTTCATCCAAACCCGGCGAAGTACGGGCCAATGCATACGACATGGTCATCAACGGCACAGAAGTAGGCGGTGGTTCTGTACGGATTTTCCAAAAACCTTTGCAGCAAAAGATGTTCGACCTTCTTGGCTTTAGCCCAGAAGAGGCCGAAAAGCAATTCGGTTTCCTAATGAGTGCTTTTGAATTTGGGGCACCACCGCATGCCGGTATCGCCTTTGGTTTCGATAGACTTTGTTCACTTTTCGGAGGCGTGGATTCTATCCGTGATTTCATCGCTTTCCCGAAAAACAACAACGGAAGGGATGTAATGATCGATTCGCCATCGAGCATTTCTGAAGAACAACTGAAAGAACTGAGTATCGCCTTACGGGCCGAAAAAGGTCAATAA
- a CDS encoding helix-turn-helix transcriptional regulator gives MQLSNTALRLIRIKLNLSQETMADLMQINQATYNRLESGKIKLGLGHVEKIAQALNVSEQEVFSLLIEWH, from the coding sequence ATGCAACTCTCGAACACCGCCTTACGCCTGATCCGAATAAAATTGAATTTAAGTCAGGAAACCATGGCCGATCTGATGCAAATCAATCAGGCCACGTACAATCGCTTAGAAAGCGGCAAAATAAAATTAGGGCTTGGGCATGTCGAAAAGATAGCCCAAGCCCTGAATGTATCGGAGCAGGAAGTGTTCAGTTTATTGATCGAATGGCATTAA
- a CDS encoding DUF7133 domain-containing protein, translating into MRYTKTIWFKAFLALAAPCLLVFCKKPLSTASKKSAEQTKKGYPVIPLPATADTSMAYWKGIDTLPKAPVKPLSVSGEHDKFVLMDGYDLEPVLTDPKIQQPGAINFDGNGRMYVLELRSYMLDADSKGTLQPVSGISRWEDKDNDGVYETGGVFVDSLVFPRFVLPFGPDCILTMESNQNIVYKYTDTDKDGKADKKEFFCDDFGRSGNVEHQQAFLYWGMDNWLYSTVNPFRVRWTPDGVLRESTGSNHAQWGISHDDDGKLWFQGGSNGIPSYFQFPIHYGDYIVKEGNFEEGFEEPFGAAVLVEDMQAGMAAVKRPTGNLKRVTGAAGNDVFRGDRLPKELYGQYFYGEPVARIVRRIAQTKHEGLTTLRNVYQGEKAEFIRSTDPLFRPVDMTTAPDGTMYITDMYHGIIQEGEWTPKGSYIRYKIEQYQLDKVIGLGRIWRLRYKGMSRDKTQPRMFDESAAELVKHFEHPNGWWRDKAQQLLVLRQDKSVVPLLKEMVQSSPKLEARFHALWTLEGLNALEPEMVKGLMHDANPRMRNVAMWVSETLYKNGDKSFADEYKALAKDENADVVIRAIMTEKLLQVPNYKEDVKNVLAANQAEGVQLVGKEILEPPIVHAFFGRHNPNHTEEQKAMLLEGQKIYNELCSTCHGIDGRGTPVGEQLMAPSFVGNAHVRGHADYVIKTILRGLTGPIEDKTYEGVVMVPMKQNSDKWVASVASFIRYGFENEASLVSEEEVSRVRKATESQESPFLFDELIASVPMEAKYKPDWNVSASHSAPIKKGGTGKPSGAFTFEGWTSGEAQNPDMWFMVEFPEEKTITEVDFSSDDIRQGTFRNRLPSLKTHPRMLKIEVSMNGKKWKEVWAGPSHVSPNAIQFDPVQAKYLRFKQTSSDEKAPWIMKDLKIYELRALL; encoded by the coding sequence ATGAGATACACCAAAACCATTTGGTTCAAAGCCTTTCTGGCTTTGGCCGCCCCATGTCTTCTGGTTTTTTGTAAAAAACCACTGAGTACCGCCTCGAAAAAGAGTGCGGAACAAACGAAAAAGGGATACCCCGTGATTCCCTTGCCTGCCACCGCCGATACGAGCATGGCCTATTGGAAAGGCATAGATACCTTGCCCAAAGCACCTGTAAAACCACTGTCTGTTTCGGGAGAGCACGACAAGTTTGTCTTGATGGATGGTTATGATCTTGAACCTGTGCTCACCGACCCAAAAATTCAACAGCCCGGTGCAATCAATTTCGATGGCAATGGCCGGATGTATGTGCTCGAATTGAGAAGCTACATGCTCGATGCCGATTCGAAAGGGACGCTGCAGCCTGTTTCGGGAATTTCGCGATGGGAAGACAAAGACAATGACGGCGTGTACGAAACGGGAGGCGTGTTCGTCGACAGCCTGGTTTTTCCCCGCTTTGTCTTGCCTTTTGGACCCGACTGCATTTTGACCATGGAATCGAACCAGAATATTGTATACAAATACACCGACACCGACAAGGACGGAAAGGCCGACAAGAAGGAATTCTTTTGCGACGACTTCGGCCGCTCAGGAAACGTAGAACATCAGCAGGCATTTTTGTATTGGGGAATGGACAATTGGCTGTACAGTACGGTTAATCCTTTCCGTGTGCGATGGACACCCGATGGCGTTTTACGCGAGTCTACGGGGTCGAACCATGCCCAATGGGGAATATCTCACGACGACGACGGCAAACTTTGGTTTCAGGGCGGCTCAAACGGTATTCCGTCCTATTTTCAATTTCCCATTCATTATGGAGATTATATCGTAAAGGAAGGCAATTTCGAAGAAGGCTTTGAAGAGCCTTTTGGAGCAGCCGTATTGGTAGAAGATATGCAAGCAGGAATGGCAGCTGTAAAGCGGCCAACCGGAAATCTGAAACGGGTTACAGGAGCCGCAGGAAATGATGTTTTTCGTGGCGACAGATTGCCCAAAGAATTGTACGGACAGTATTTTTACGGAGAACCGGTAGCCCGAATTGTACGCCGAATTGCCCAAACAAAACACGAAGGATTGACCACGCTTCGCAATGTGTATCAAGGCGAAAAGGCGGAGTTTATTCGGTCTACAGATCCTCTCTTTCGGCCTGTCGATATGACGACAGCTCCAGACGGTACAATGTACATTACCGACATGTATCATGGCATTATACAAGAAGGCGAATGGACGCCGAAGGGCTCGTATATCCGTTATAAAATAGAGCAATACCAATTGGATAAGGTCATTGGTTTGGGTAGGATCTGGCGATTGAGGTATAAGGGGATGTCTCGTGACAAAACGCAACCCAGAATGTTTGACGAAAGTGCAGCCGAACTGGTGAAGCATTTCGAGCATCCCAACGGTTGGTGGAGAGACAAGGCCCAGCAATTGCTGGTCTTGCGTCAGGATAAATCGGTGGTGCCTCTTTTGAAGGAAATGGTGCAGAGCAGTCCAAAATTGGAAGCCCGTTTTCATGCCCTTTGGACACTCGAGGGCTTGAATGCCTTGGAACCTGAAATGGTGAAAGGCCTAATGCACGATGCCAATCCCAGAATGCGAAATGTGGCAATGTGGGTTTCTGAAACGCTATATAAAAATGGAGACAAGTCTTTTGCGGATGAGTATAAAGCCCTGGCCAAAGATGAAAATGCCGATGTGGTGATTCGGGCCATTATGACAGAAAAACTGCTTCAAGTGCCCAATTACAAAGAGGATGTGAAAAACGTCTTGGCTGCAAACCAAGCCGAAGGTGTACAGTTGGTCGGAAAGGAAATTTTGGAACCGCCAATCGTGCATGCCTTTTTTGGCAGGCATAATCCCAACCATACAGAAGAGCAGAAAGCCATGCTTTTGGAAGGACAGAAAATATACAATGAGCTGTGTTCTACATGTCACGGGATCGACGGTAGGGGAACGCCTGTGGGCGAGCAGTTGATGGCCCCTTCATTTGTAGGCAATGCACATGTACGTGGGCATGCAGATTATGTGATAAAAACAATTTTGAGAGGCCTTACAGGCCCTATTGAAGATAAAACTTACGAAGGGGTGGTTATGGTGCCCATGAAACAAAACAGCGACAAATGGGTGGCTTCTGTGGCCTCTTTTATCCGATATGGTTTTGAAAACGAAGCCTCTTTGGTGTCTGAAGAAGAGGTGAGTCGGGTAAGGAAAGCTACGGAAAGTCAAGAGAGCCCTTTTCTTTTCGATGAGCTGATTGCCTCAGTGCCCATGGAAGCAAAATATAAGCCCGATTGGAATGTATCGGCGAGTCATTCGGCCCCAATAAAAAAAGGCGGAACTGGCAAGCCCAGTGGGGCCTTTACTTTTGAAGGATGGACAAGCGGAGAAGCTCAAAACCCAGACATGTGGTTTATGGTGGAGTTTCCCGAGGAAAAAACAATTACAGAGGTTGATTTTAGTTCCGACGATATTCGGCAAGGGACTTTCAGAAACAGATTGCCTTCTTTGAAAACACATCCGCGTATGCTGAAAATCGAGGTTTCGATGAACGGGAAAAAATGGAAAGAGGTTTGGGCGGGTCCTTCACACGTATCGCCCAATGCCATTCAGTTTGATCCTGTGCAGGCCAAATACTTGCGTTTTAAACAAACATCTAGTGATGAAAAGGCTCCTTGGATTATGAAAGACCTCAAGATTTATGAACTGAGGGCTTTGCTTTGA